Proteins from a single region of Paenibacillus sp. BIHB 4019:
- a CDS encoding nucleoside deaminase: MDEHYKHLLLAFEEAELARQEGTFPIGAVIVDRRGSVISRGRNRVFSGCDTTAHAEVDAIRRAGNHMLQLENKRFIADNGLTLYTTCEPCPMCTGTIVLSMIKKVVWAANDADIGAFKIFKDGLTALPIFNQLLNDIEVVAAPYRDLEIRQRKLLAEWNISRGYVDTHWDNELA, from the coding sequence ATGGACGAGCATTATAAGCATTTGCTGCTCGCTTTTGAAGAGGCGGAGCTGGCTCGGCAAGAAGGCACTTTTCCGATTGGAGCCGTCATCGTAGACAGACGTGGATCAGTTATCAGCAGGGGCAGAAACAGGGTTTTCTCTGGCTGTGATACTACTGCCCATGCGGAAGTGGACGCGATTAGACGAGCGGGGAACCACATGCTCCAGCTTGAAAATAAAAGATTTATCGCGGACAATGGACTGACGCTGTATACGACCTGCGAGCCATGCCCTATGTGTACAGGGACGATTGTATTGTCGATGATCAAAAAAGTTGTATGGGCAGCGAATGATGCGGATATCGGAGCTTTTAAAATTTTTAAGGATGGCCTAACCGCCTTGCCTATATTTAATCAATTGCTCAACGACATTGAGGTAGTTGCCGCGCCCTACCGCGATCTTGAAATAAGGCAGAGAAAGCTGCTCGCGGAGTGGAATATTAGCAGAGGTTATGTGGATACGCATTGGGACAATGAATTAGCATAA
- a CDS encoding DUF3885 domain-containing protein translates to MAFDSHLDHLLLHYFKGLPLKSPIFYNAPVGIRFEMGGDICEAAARAEKVKSRALVLFNAINRYEDFIYFVLFMDSWDEHPVTLFEKDVYKTFNDYISGFPISEVSKQEQEYRYKGLNDAGDIVTVRYYARMKLQNLNVSPLLEAIANRSLGLEPIIDGDIYIINETNKTIFHLYDDRGLDIIAEKVEVLRGIYEQYNDWILDYDRKIVDELFTL, encoded by the coding sequence CGTTTGATTCACATTTAGATCATTTATTACTGCATTATTTTAAAGGCCTGCCTTTAAAAAGCCCGATATTTTATAATGCGCCAGTGGGCATTAGATTCGAAATGGGCGGAGACATTTGTGAAGCTGCGGCTAGAGCTGAGAAAGTCAAAAGCAGAGCGCTGGTTTTATTTAATGCAATTAATCGATACGAGGATTTTATTTATTTTGTGCTGTTCATGGATAGCTGGGACGAGCACCCGGTTACTCTTTTTGAAAAAGATGTGTATAAGACTTTCAATGATTATATTAGCGGCTTTCCTATTAGTGAAGTATCAAAGCAAGAGCAGGAATATCGATACAAGGGCCTGAATGATGCGGGTGATATTGTGACGGTAAGGTACTATGCCCGCATGAAGCTTCAAAATTTGAACGTTAGTCCTCTTTTAGAGGCGATTGCAAATCGTTCTCTTGGTCTTGAGCCTATTATTGATGGGGATATATATATCATTAATGAAACGAACAAAACGATTTTTCACCTTTATGATGACAGAGGACTGGACATTATCGCTGAAAAAGTGGAGGTGTTACGGGGGATATATGAGCAGTATAATGATTGGATTTTAGATTATGATCGGAAGATAGTAGACGAATTGTTTACGCTGTGA